A window of Kiritimatiellaceae bacterium contains these coding sequences:
- a CDS encoding glycosyltransferase: MNSTTLIRVKLAARGRSLEGGTNLAAQCPGNQPQWGTCRFNAAPFSREYDWLVVMDDLSPILPGLKEELACPRENTILITSEPSSVARYGKAFAAQFGHILTSQEEWALPHRNAIRSQTGNLWFYGKSYDEVCQESPISKTGLISTVCSSKRQAHTMHARRYDFTQRLKAELPALEIFGHGVRFIEKKADALDPYKFHLAVENHIAKHHWTEKLADAFLGYTVPIYCGCPNVFDYFPKESVIQIDINDFEGSLKTIRRILTTDGEYERRLEAVKEARQLVIEKYNLPAMLSRIIENAVPPPADAEKGEIYNRRIMRVRHPAEFVRFAVWRGRNFLRSIRKYS; the protein is encoded by the coding sequence CTCAATGGGGAACCTGCCGGTTTAATGCCGCCCCGTTCAGCCGCGAATATGACTGGCTGGTTGTCATGGATGATCTATCGCCCATTCTGCCCGGCCTGAAAGAAGAACTGGCCTGTCCGCGAGAGAACACCATTCTAATCACATCAGAGCCTTCTTCCGTTGCCCGGTACGGCAAGGCCTTCGCCGCACAGTTCGGCCATATTCTGACCAGTCAGGAGGAATGGGCGCTGCCGCACCGGAATGCCATCCGCTCGCAAACCGGCAATCTCTGGTTCTACGGAAAATCCTATGATGAAGTCTGTCAGGAATCTCCGATATCCAAAACCGGGCTGATCTCCACGGTCTGCTCATCCAAACGGCAGGCCCACACGATGCATGCCCGGCGTTATGACTTCACGCAACGCCTCAAAGCCGAACTGCCGGCTCTCGAAATTTTCGGACACGGCGTCCGGTTTATTGAGAAAAAAGCAGACGCATTGGATCCTTATAAATTTCATCTGGCCGTTGAAAACCATATTGCAAAGCACCACTGGACCGAAAAACTGGCCGACGCCTTTCTCGGCTATACCGTACCGATCTACTGCGGCTGCCCGAACGTTTTTGACTATTTTCCAAAAGAGAGCGTCATCCAGATCGACATCAACGACTTCGAAGGATCCCTCAAAACCATTCGCCGGATACTGACTACCGATGGGGAATACGAACGCCGCCTTGAAGCCGTCAAGGAAGCCCGGCAACTTGTCATCGAAAAATATAACCTTCCGGCCATGCTCAGCCGGATCATTGAAAATGCGGTGCCTCCGCCGGCAGACGCGGAAAAAGGAGAAATCTACAACCGGCGCATCATGCGGGTGCGCCATCCTGCCGAATTTGTCCGCTTTGCTGTCTGGCGCGGCCGGAACTTTCTGCGAAGCATCAGGAAATATTCCTAA